CTTACCCACATATCCTTTTGAACGGAAAAAATACTGGCTTGAACCTTTAGTCAATAGTGCAGACAATTCATCTTCTGAAAAAGAAATTATCGTGCAACAACTAACATTTATAAATAAAACATCTCAATATAATAAAACTTTATCAGTACTGACGGAAATTTTCAGTAATTCTCTAGGAGTAAAATCATCAGAAATTAATGTTAAAGCCCCATTTCTGGAAATGGGCGTAGACTCGCTATTATTACTCCAAATCAACCGCGCTATTCAAGAACAGTTAGGAGTCGAAATTCCTTTTCATATATTTCTAGAAGATTCACTGACAATTGAGTCATTAGCAGCCCACATTGCTAAAGATGAACCTCAATATTCAATACCTACCGTTACACCGCAGCCTACACTATCAGTTAATCAGCAAGTAGAACAGCCTGTAAATAGTAATATTGAGCAGATTCTTTTACAGCATCTTCAGGTAATGTCTAAATTAGTAGACTTACTACCTGAGACAGGTTCACTGAATAAAACTCTTCATCTCAACGAACAAATTCCTCAAATTTCAACTAATAGTCAAAATCCCAATTCAACTTTTAAATTAGCACCTAATAAACCAGCTTTTACTTCCCAACCCATCCCCAAAGAATCAATGACTTTGTTGACTCCCCATCAACAAAAACATTTAGATACATTAATTACACGCCTTGTTAACAAAACTCAAGAATCCAAACGGCTTTCACAAGATTATCGTCCCTATCATGCCAATAGCAGAGCAGTCACAGGGTTCTTTCCTGATATTAAAGAGATGATATATCCCATTCACGGACAGCGTGGAGAAAGAGCCAGACTTTGGGATGTGGATGGCAACGAATACGTAGACATCTCTATGGGATTTGGTACGCTTTTATTTGGTCATTCGCCATCTTTTGTAATTGAAGCGATTCAACAACAAATTCAAAATGGCATATTACATGGCCCTCAATCGCGTCTTGCTGGACAAGTAGCCAAATTAATCTGCGAATTAACAGGTGCAGAACGAGCCGCTTTATGCAATACAGGTTCAGAAGCAGTGATGGGAGCAATACGCCTCGCACGCACCGCTACACAACGCACCAAAATAGCCTTATTCACTGGTTCTTATCATGGCAATTTAGACGAAGTTCTCATGAAAGGAGGCATGACATCTGATGAAAAGCTGTATGCTGTGCCGAAAGCTTTAGGCATTCCTCAATATATGGCTGAAAATGTCATCATGCTCAACTATGGGACTTCTGAATCATTAGATATTATTCAAGCTCATGCCCATGAGTTAGCAGCAGTTTTAGTTGAGCCAATCCAAAGCAGTCGCCCAGATTTGCAACCTCAAGAATTTCTCCATCAATTGAGACAGCTAACCCAAGAAACAGGAATTGTCTTAATCTTTGATGAAGTAATTACAGGCTTTCGGATGCACCCAGCAGGTATACAAGGTTTGTGGGGCATTCAAGCAGATATCACTACCTACGGCAAGGCGGTTGCGGCTGGTATGCCAATTGGGGTAATAGCTGGCAAAGCTGTTCTTATGGATGCACTCGATGGGGGTATGTGGAACTATGGCGATGAGTCTTATCCGCAAGCAAAAAATACTGTTTTTGCAGGTACTTTCTTCAAACATCCTCTAGTGATGGCTGCTGCTTGGGCTGCCTTAAATCATATTAAGAATTATGGATTTAAACTCCAAGAAGAACTAACTCAGAAAACAACAAAATTAGCAGTAACTCTGAATAGTTATTTTGAGCAAAAACAAGTACCGATTCGAGTTATTAACTTTGGCTCACTTTTTCGATTTACTTTCCAAAATAATTCTATACTCAGCAATTTGTTTTATTACTACTTGCTTGAAAAAGGAGTATATGTCTGGGAAGGGCGCACTTTTTATTTATCGACAGCCCATACTGATGAAGATATAGATCATGTTATTCTGGCAGTCAAAAATAGTGTGGTAGAAATGCAAAAAGCTGAGTTTTTACCGCCTTCGCCCATTTCGACAAATATTAATTATATGACTGCAAATTTGGCAACAACTAAGTTTAGCCAAAAAGAACTTGCAGCACCCTTGGTAAAAATTCAGCCACAAGGCTCTAAAACACCTTTATTCTTTATTCATCCCATCGGTGGTAATGTTTTTTGTTACAAAGAATTAGCCCATTGTTTAGGTTCAGATCAACCTTTTTATGGGCTGCAAGCACCAAGCCTTTTTGGAAAATATGAACCACATATCAGAATTGAAGATATGGCTGCTCATTATCTTGCAGCAATACGTACTGTTCAGTCACAAAGCCCATATTATTTAGGTGGATGGTCACTGGGGAGTATCATAGCTTTTGAGATGGCACAACAACTACAAAAGCAAGGTCAGCAAGTGCCTCTAATATTCTTATTGGATAATGCAGCACCTACTTTTTCTACTCAACCTATAATGATTCAGCCATATAATGATTCTGAGATTTTAGCTAGTTTTGCATCTGATTTAGCTAGTTCTGCTGGGAAGAATTTATCAGCATCATCTGAGAAGTTTCAAAAAATGCAGTATGACGAGCAATTGCAGTATGTTTTTGAGCAATTACAAGTAGCTAACTTAATGCCAACTAATTTTAGCTTTCACAACTTCTACCGATTTTTTAAATTTTATCAAAGTAACCTACAAGCAGTGTGTAAATATGAACCACAAGTATATTCTAATCGTATGATTCTCTTACAAGCCAGCGATAGTAATGAAGGGTTTGATTATCCCAACGACCCTAGTTGGGGTTGGCAGCAACTATCTTCTGAACCAGTAGAAATATATACAATTCCAGGTAATCATTACACTATGCTGACTCAACCTCACGCGCAAGTTTTAGCAGAGCAACTAAAGACATGCCTAAATCAGCTAGAGCTTGGAATATTTGTTAAGTAAAACAACCATAACTTACACCAACAGCAAAATTTAACTTGATGGATACCACTAGCATATCTAATTTGCAACAGTTGGAATTATCAACCGAGACAATTGCCAAAACAACAAATCAGAATCTAACAACAGAACTTAATCCTCGTCAACAAAAGCATTTAGAAACATTAATTACTCGTTACAATCAACGCACAAAAACATCCAAACAACTGGCTCAAAAATATCGTCCTGTTTTTGCCAATAATAGAGGTTCTGTCGGGTTTGATTTTCTTATAAAAGAAATGTTCTATCCGATTTTGACTGAACGTTCTTTAGGCTCCAGAATGTGGGATGTTGATGGTAACGAATACATAGACCTAACTGGTGGATATGGCATACATTTATGCGGTTACAATCCACCATTTATCAAAAAAGCGATCGCAGATCAACTTGAACATGGTATCCAAAGCGGCGCACAAGCAGCACTGGCTGGTGAAGTTGCTGAGTTAATCTCGGAACTGACGGGGATGGAACGGGTAGCTTTTTGTAGTGTAGGCACAGAAGCAATGATGTTAGCCCTACGCATAGCCAGAGCAGCCACAAATCGTCATAAGATTGCTTTATTTTCTGGTTCTTATCATGGTATTTTTGATGGAACTTTAGTAAAAGCAGAGACGACAGATGGCAGTCCTAAAGGGATTCCAGAGTATCCGGGAATAACACCAAATACTGCTGAAGATGTTTTGGTTTTAGAGTATGGAAGTCTTGAGTCGTTAGAGATAATTAAAAACTATAAGCAAGAATTGGCCGCTGTTTTGGTAGAACCTGTACAACAACACAGACTCGGCTTTCAACCCCAAGCCTTTATTCAGCAACTACGCCAATTGACTCAAACATTAAAAATACCGTTAATCTTTGACGAAATGAATACTGGCTTCCGCATTCATCCAGGTGGCGCACAAGCATGGTTTGGAGTTGAAGCCGACATTGCAACCTACGGAAAAATAGTTGGTGGTGGTATGCCTTTAGCAGTAGTGGCTGGTAAAGCTGCTTATATGGATACCATTGATGGCGGTATGTGGAATTATGGTGATGTGTCTTCTCCAGATGTACCAGCTACGTGGTCTGGGACTAGTTATTGTAGACATTCTCTTTCTCTAGCTGCTGCGCGTGCTTTATTGCAATATTTAAAAATGCAAGGGGTCAGTCTACAAGAACAGTTAAACCAACGGACATCGCAATTTGTAGAAAGGCTAAATGCTTACTTTGAATTAGAAAAACTTCCCATCTATCTGTCAAATTTTGGCTCGTTTTTCAATGCTAATTTTTCTGAAACTTCTCTTTTACTAACAGAGCCTTCATTTCTAATTGGGCTAAAACTCATATTTAATCACATGATTGATAGAGGTGTTCTCATGCCAAAAGGTGATGGCTTTTTATCTACAGCCCATACAGCAGAAGATATTGATTTTATTATTCAGGCTGTTCAAGATAGTGTCAGAGAATTACAAGCAGGTGGTTTTTTACTTAGTTAGTTTTTAACAAACTCTATAGACGAGAAAAACAAAATGAATCAAACAAATTCTGAAGATACAACAATTTATAAGGTTGTGGTTAACCATGAAGAACAATATTCTATTTGGCCTGCTGATAGAGAAAATGCCCTTGGGTGGCGAGATGCTGGTAAAAGTGGACTCAAATCAGAATGTCTGGAATATATTAAGGAAGTTTGGACTGATATGAGACCTCTGAGTTTAAGGAAAAAAATGGAGGAGTAGGCTCAACAGCTAATTCAACTTGTAATGAAGACAAACATATCAAGTTACAATTCTTGGATAATTTGCCCCAAAGCAAATCCTTTAGCAGATTTGCGTTTATTTTGCTTTCCTTATGCGGGTGGTAGTTCTTTACTATTTCGCAGTTGGGCTGATTATTTACCTCCGTTTATAGAAGTTTGCGCGATTGAACTTCCAGGTCGAGGTAGACAAATAAAATTGCCGCTATGTAATAATATGGATGTGCTTGTAGATGCGATCGCCTCCATAATCCACCCCTATTTAGACAAACCATTCGCCTTTTTTGGTCACAGTATGGGTGGCTTAATTAGCTTTGAGTTAGCGCGGCTACTTCGCAAAAAGTATCATCTTCTCCCCGTCTACTTATTTATCTCTGGTCGTCACGCCCCGCAAATACCCGACTCATACCCGGCAATTCATAACCTCCCGGAAGCAGATTTCATCGCAGAAATACGTCATCTCAACGGGACACCACCAGCTGTATTAGAGAATTCTGAACTAATGCAATTATTTCAGCCAATTTTACGTGCTGATTTTGCTGTTTTAGAAACTTATATTTATACTCCTGAACCACCTTTAGCATGTCCCATTAGTGTGTTTGGCGGATTACAAGATTCGGAAGTGAGTTGTGACGAACTACAAGCATGGCAAGAACAAACAACGACTAATTTTAATTTAGATATGTTTCCTGGTGATCACTTTTTTCTGCATTCTGCCCAATCTATGTTACTAGCAAGTTTAGCTAAATATTTGTCAGCACAAATTAACCAAAATCTCACATTCAAACTCTAATGTTTTCTTTTGTCAAAAACAAACCACTTTACCCTATTCAGTGGCACAAAGTATTACGCAGATTCTTACCTTTTCTACTCGGAATTATTTTCATTTTAGTTGTTAGTAGTCAAAGTATTAGTTCTGTACCCAAAACCACAGAAATTCTTTGGGATACCTACGGCATACCGCATATATATGGAAATAACACTCCCAATGCTTTTCAAGCTTTTGGGTGGGCGCAGATGCAAAGTCACGGAAACTTGCTGTTGCACCTCTACGGTCAAGCCAGGGGAAAAGCTGCACAATATTGGGGAGAAGATTATCTCGAATCAGATAAATGGGTACTGACAATGGGTGTACCCAAACGGGCTAGTGCTTGGTATGCAGCCCAAAGTCCGGCATTTCGTAGTTATCTCAAAGCTTTTGCTAATGGAATTAATACTTATGCCAAAAGACATCCCGATTTAATTGACGATGAAGTCAAAGTAGTATTACCAGTCACACCAGAGGATGTACTTAGTCACTTACAAAGAGTACTGCTGTTTACTTTTGTCGTCGATCCAGGAAGGGTAGCTGATATAACTCATACTAAGTCTGCGCTAGGTTCTAATGGTTGGGCGATCGCACCAAAACGGTCAGCCAGTGGTAAAGCAATGCTGTTAGCCAATCCCCACTTACCTTGGGGCGATTCATTTTTATGGTACGAAGCCCAAATTACTGCCCCAGGTATTGATGCTTATGGGGCAACATTGGTCGGTATTCCGGTTTTAGCGATCGCCTTCAACGATAATTTAGGTTGGACTCACACAGTCAATACTCATGATGGTTGGGATAGCTACAAACTCAAATTACAAAAAGATGGCTATCTTTTTGATGGCAAAGTTCGCCCCTTTGAAACAACAAACTTTTCCTTAAAAATTAAGCAAAAAAATGGCGCTTTCCGAGAGCAAATCTTCTCCGTCCAAAATTCTCTTCATGGCCCTGTAGTTAGCGCTAACAAAGGTAAAGCTTTAGCACTGCGCGTCGTTGGTCAAAACAGTCCAGGCGTTTTAGAACAGTGGTGGGATATGGCCAGTTCCCAAAATCTCACCCAATTTCAGAAAGCATTGCAACGCTTACAGTTACCTATGTTTACTGTTATGTATGCCGACCGTGAAGGCCATATTATGCACCTATTCAACGGTCTAGTTCCTGTACGTCAGCAAGGAGACTTTGCCTACTGGCAAAACACTATTCCTGGTGATACCTCGAAAACTCTCTGGACTAAAATGCACCCATATCGAGATTTGCCAAAAGTGATTGATCCCCCTAGTGGTTGGTTACAAAATACCAATGACCCACCTTGGACTACCACTTTTCCTATTGCTATCAAAGCCGACAATTATCCATCCTATATGGCACCACGGGGGCCAATGGATTTCCGGGCGCAGCGTTCTGCCAGAATGTTAGCTGAAGATGAAAGTATTTCCTTTGAGGAAATGATTGCTTACAAGCATTCAACCCAAATGGAACTAGCAGACAGAATTCTCGATGATTTGATTCCTGCTGCTCAAAACCAAGAAAATCAATTAGCACGCCGCGCTGCTGAAGTACTGACAAAATGGGATCGTAAAGCTGATGCAAATAGCCGAGGTGCTGTACTGTTCAACTCTTGGGTGGACAACCTCGATATAAATACAGCATTTAGTACTCCTTGGAATGAAAAATCTCCCCGCACGACACCGGATGGTTTAGCTGATCCTGAAAGTGCAGTCAAAACACTAGTAAATGTTGCCGCAAAAATAGAGCAGACCTATGGCACTCTAGATGTTGCTTGGGGTGACGTTTTTCGATTACGTTCTGACAATGTGGACTTACCTGCTAATGGCGGTGATGGAGAAAAAGGGATCTTTCGCGTAGTCACTTTCGCCCCAACAAATGATGGACGCTTTCAAGCAGTTAATGGTGACTCTTACGTTGCTGCGGTAGAGTTTTCCCAACCAGTCAAAGCCAAGGCACTCACTAGCTATGGTAATGCTACTCAACCGAATTCACCTCATGTTGGCGATCAATTGCAATTATTTGCCCGCCAGGAATTGCGTCCTATTTGGCGTAACCGGCTAGAAATTACAGCCCACTTAGAAGAGCGTACAGTCTTCTAGTTTTATACCTGGTGATTAACTACAGATGCACACAACTAATTTTGTTTTTAAACGCAACGTGGTACTGAGGTTAATGCGGAGTAACGCTAAGATTTGACGGCAAAATGTGTGTATTTGTGGTATTTGATTTTGCTTTTGAGGTATGTCAGTTTTTATGTCTGATGATCTTGATGTTGTTTGGATTAGTTCTAGTCCTGCATTATAGCGTTTAGCTCAACCCTTACTACAATACATCTCGCAATATGCAAATGTGGCTGAGTGGGAATATCGCTTTGGTAAGGATGAAGGTAGTTCGATTGATGAGGATTGACAAGATATTAAACAGGTATTTCGATAATAAACTCTGTACCCTCACCCAAAATAGAATTACAACTCAATTTGCCGCCGTGGGTTTTTTCGACTATTTGTCTGGCTATAGCTAACCCTAAACCTGTACCTTTTCCCACAGGTTTAGTAGTATATAAATGGTCAAATATTTTTTGTTTAACTTCTTCATTCATCCCCTTACCATTATCAGCAATTAATATTTTTACCTGGTTATTATTAATTGATGTAGTAATATTAATCAGGTTAGGATTAGCTCGAATTTCCTCAAAACTGCGTCCTTGATTTGATTCATCTAAAGCATCAATAGCATTTGCTAAGATATTCATAAATACCTGATTTAACTGACCAGGAAAACATTTTATTGAAGGTAAATCACTGTAGTTAGTGATAACTTCAACAGCGGGACGTTGCTCATTAGCCTTGAGACGATGTTTCAAAATTAAAATTGTGCTATCAATGCCATCATGGATATTAAATGGTACTTTGTAATCTTTATCAGCACGGGAGAAGGTGCGGAGACTAGTGCTGATATTTTTTAGCCTGTCACAGGCTATATTCATAGAATCAATCATTTTTGGTAAATCTTCCAAGGTATATTCCAAATCAATATTTTCGGCGTGCTTGAGAATTTGATTACTCTTGTCTGGGAAAGTTTCTTGATAGATTTTTAAATGTTCAACAATATCAGCAATAGTAGGTTGAGCTTGTTGCAAACTGGCAGCAATAAATCCTAAAGGATTATTCATTTCATGGGCTACTCCAGCAACTAAATTACCTAATGCAGACATCTTTTCACTTTGCACGATTTGTAATTGGGCGTTTTGTAAATTGTGCAATGCTTGTTCTAACTCTTGGGCATATTGTTGCGATCGCTCATATAATCGCGCATTTTCTAGAGAAATTGCGGCTTGAGCGCAGAGTAAGTTGAGTAGTTCGATGCGATCGCTCGTAAATGCACCTGTAACTAATCTATTTTCTAGATATAAAATGCCCAGCAACTTCCCTTGATGCAAAATCGGATTACATAAAATACTCTTGGGCTGTTCACGGATAATATAAGGATCACTAGCTAAAACCGGATTAAGCGCCGCATCTAGTAGTACAGCAGTTCGCCTCTCATTTTTGACTTTGTAAATCAGCTTCAGGGGAATGTCTTGGCTGTCCTCAATAGGAAGACACTGCAACACAACTGGCTCAGAACCCACGACAATTAGTCCTTTGATCAATAGGCGATTGTCTTGGGTGTCTTGTAGAGAATCATCTTGCAACAGCATCAACACACATTTATCAGCCCCCGCATTTTCAATAACAATATGCAACAACGATGCAAGTAGTTTTTTGAGTTCGATTTCGCGAGAAAGGCTTTGAGAGGCTTTAAGAATGGTAGCTAAATCTAGAGAATCGGAGATGCTAGTAGAAGAATTTGTGGAAGTATGAGTTCCCAAGGGAAAAACAGTTTCTTGAATTGAGAGGGAAGTACGAGTTTGTTGGAAGATAGAAGTCAGTAGTTGCGGGTAGCGTTGTTCTAAATCAACAACCTTGGCTTTTGCACCCCAACGAGCATAGCCGTAATAAGCTTCAATCATATAGCCTTGGGCGATGCGCTCTCTGCCCCCATCAAGGTAAAATTTAGCTGCCAGTTCGTTAGCTAAAGCTTCTTCTTGAATATATGCGTTAGCTTTAGCCCCAGCAATGGCGCGATCGTACCAATCTGCTGCTTCATAATTTTTGCCTAATACTCGACATTTTTCCGCTTCCACCAAATCAACTTTATGTTGATAATTCATCGGAGCATAGTGCGCCCAGTATTGTTTTAGCTGAGTTTGGTTCTGTTCTATCCGTTGAAGGACTTCTGCTGTTTCTTCCGATTCACCACTCAAAACGGCTAAAGCAGTCAAAGAATCATAAAAATAAAACGTAGGTTCATATACTAGTCCCTGAGCAGCGATTAAGTAGCGACTGCACTCAACTGCATGATTTTGAGCTTGTTCAATTTCTCCAAACAAAAAGCAGAGCATGAGTTTGTATGAATAGAAGACAAACAACTCACTTACGTCATTATCAGATATAATTTGCGGCAGAATTTCCGTCTCTTGTACAGCTTCCCCAGACAAAATACAAGGATTTTCCCCAAAACCCAACAAATTTAATGCAGACTGCCAAGAAAGCCGACAATGATTGGCTAGTCCCAATTGATTCAGCTGCATCAACCCATTGTAGTAAGCACGAGCATTCTCCTCCAAAGTAGCCAGCGGTTGATTACACCAAAAAGCAGCATTACAAAAAGTACGAGCATGATATCCAGCAAACTTTGTACTACCAACTTCTAAACCAGTCACGTAACCTTCTTGCAACAGTGGGAGGATATCTTTGATGTGAGATTTGCGGTGCAGGATAAAACCTCCTAACACTAAAAGCACCTCTGGCTTAATAGCTTTAGCGTCAAATTTTGAGATGATTTGTAGGGATAATTGAGCAAATTCTGTGGCTGCATCTACATCTTTTAAAAGATTGCAGAGAATGAAGCCATAGTTAGCATAAGCAAATGCAGAAATAATTGTATTTCCATGTTGAATGGATAATTTGACTGACAAAGCAATCAGTAATGGACACAGAATAGAACCGGAGTTGTAAGCTGGTGGGATGAGAGCATAGGCAATCTGGAGAATTGCCAAGATTTGCCGATCTGTCATGACAGGCAAATCAAATAAATCGGCAATTTTTCTATCTTCTATTAGTTCACTAATCTCTTGAATTGATTGTTGAATATCTACTGGTGTTAGTGATTCGGCAAATATTACCCCAAACTGTTGCAGGAGTTTTTGTCCAATATCTAGAGCTTCAATTGGCTTATTTTGAAAAACATAAGATTGGATTTTAATACAGTAGACATTGACTTTTTCTAGCAAAGATTGTGCCTGGATAATCACGCTATCAATCAACTGTTCCATTACCTCAAATTCGCCGCATAAAGAAGCAATTTCTGCCGCTAAGTCATGGAAGGCAAGTGTTATTTCATATTGTTGCTGCCAGGCTTTTTCCCCTAACAGAGATAATCCAACTGCGGCATATTCGCCCGCAGCTTGATAGGCGGTGGAACTTTTAGCTTTGCGACAAGCAATTAAATTAAGTTCTGCTAATTCATCCCGTTGTGTTTGTTGGGTAATTAAAGCAATTCCGTGATTTAATTGATTGACTATTTCAAAAATTCGTTCTTCTCTTGCTGCTGGATCAATTTTTTGCAACAGCAGTCGCCCGATTTGATAGTGGGTTGTCTGTTTTTGCTCATGGGGAATCAGTAAATAGGCGGCTTGTTGGACGCGATCGTGTAAAAATCTATATTTAGCTAATTGTTTGTTGATATTTGACAACCCTAGTTGCTGATTATCTTCTCCTTGATAAAATTTATAAACATCACTAATCGGTAAAATCAATCCTTCTTGCAATGCTCCCCATAAATTAGTCGCTGTTTCAACTTCTGATTGTTCTAGAACAATAGCCAAAGTTGCTAAATCAAACTGATTGCCAATACAAGCTGCTAACTGCAATATATATTGAGTCGCTGGCAGTAGTTTTCGCAATTGAAAAACCATAAAAGTTACGATATCATCTGTAACTGCTTGAGTTTTTACTCGTGCAATATCACATTGCCAACAACATAACTCCAAATTAAATTTAATGATATTTTCTTGATGTAATGCCTTAAGAAACTGGGTAGCAAAAAATGGATTACCTTGAGTTTTTTGATAAATTAATGCAGAAATATCCCAGGCTAAATTTTTTGGGCATTTAATTGTATCCGCAACTAAATAGTTTATTTGTAATTGGCTTAATGGTGTTAAATTAATGGTTTGGATTGTTGCTGATGTTTTTTGAATTTCACTCAAAGTTAATAGTAGTATATGACCAGCACGAACTTCGTTATAACGATAAGCACCAATGATCAACAGACGGCCTGTATCAGCCATTAATATCTGAATTAATTTTAGCGATGCGGAATCTGCCCATTGCAAATCATCTAAGAATATCACTAAGGGCTGTTCAGCGCTGGTAAAGACTTGAATGAATTTTTGGAACAATAAATTAAAGCGATTTTGGGCTGCTATTCCTGATAAATCTATGGCTGGTGGTTGTTGACCAATAATGATTTCTAGTTCAGGAATAACATCAATAATTACTTGTCCATTTTCGCCAACAGCTTCTAATATTTTGTGTTTACATTGCTGAATTTTTATGTCACTTTCTGTTAACAATTGCCCAATTAAATCGCGGAATGCTTGGACAAAAGCACTGAAGGGAATATTGCGATTAAATTGGTCATATTTACCTTTAATAAAATAACCCTGTTGGCGCACAATTGGTTTATGCACTTCGTTGACAATTGCGGTTTTCCCAATCCCTGAAAAACCAGCTACCAGTATCATTTCTGTTGCGCCAGTGCTAACTCGCTCAAATGCTTGAAGTAAGGTTTCTACTTCAGCCTCTCTACCATATAATTTATCAGGGATGATAAAGCGATCGCACATATCCCTACTAGCAATCTCAAAACTTTGAATTTCACCAGTTTCTCTTAACTGAGTTAAACATTTTTCTAAATCAAATTTCAATCCTAATGCACTCTGATACCTATCTTCAGCATTCTTCGCCATCAATTTCATCACAATCTCAGAAATAACCTGGGGAATCTCTTCTCTGTTACCCAATAGCGCAGGCATTTTTGCAATGTGACAATGTACTAACTCCATTGCATCATTAGATGAAAATGGTAACTCACCTGTGAGTAACTCAAAAAAAGTTACACCCAGTGAATAAAAATCAGTCCGATAGTCAATTCCCCGATTCATTCTCCCGGTTTGTTCAGGAGAAATATAAGCCAGTGTTCCCTCTAATACATTGGGATTAACTAAGGTTTGAGTTTCTCGTGGTAGAAGTGATGCAATACTAAAATCAATTAATTTAATTTCTTTGGTTACAGGATTAATTAAAATATTGCTAGGTTTAATATCTTTATGAATAATGCAATTTTGATAGAGAATATCTAAGGTATTGCAGAGTGCGATCGCAATTTCTAAAAATTCCTTAAGAAATAGTGAGTTTTTCTCTACTCCCCACTTTTTGAGAGAAATTCCCCCAAAGTCTTCCATGACCAATATATAACTATTTTGGCAAGATTCTAGACTATAAGTTTGAATAATTCCAGGATAATTGAGATTTTTGGCAATAGTATATTGATTGCGGAATTGGACAAGTTCGCTAAAGCTGGGATAAA
This window of the Nostoc sp. HK-01 genome carries:
- a CDS encoding aminotransferase class-III, with protein sequence MDTTSISNLQQLELSTETIAKTTNQNLTTELNPRQQKHLETLITRYNQRTKTSKQLAQKYRPVFANNRGSVGFDFLIKEMFYPILTERSLGSRMWDVDGNEYIDLTGGYGIHLCGYNPPFIKKAIADQLEHGIQSGAQAALAGEVAELISELTGMERVAFCSVGTEAMMLALRIARAATNRHKIALFSGSYHGIFDGTLVKAETTDGSPKGIPEYPGITPNTAEDVLVLEYGSLESLEIIKNYKQELAAVLVEPVQQHRLGFQPQAFIQQLRQLTQTLKIPLIFDEMNTGFRIHPGGAQAWFGVEADIATYGKIVGGGMPLAVVAGKAAYMDTIDGGMWNYGDVSSPDVPATWSGTSYCRHSLSLAAARALLQYLKMQGVSLQEQLNQRTSQFVERLNAYFELEKLPIYLSNFGSFFNANFSETSLLLTEPSFLIGLKLIFNHMIDRGVLMPKGDGFLSTAHTAEDIDFIIQAVQDSVRELQAGGFLLS
- a CDS encoding MbtH domain-containing protein, whose product is MNQTNSEDTTIYKVVVNHEEQYSIWPADRENALGWRDAGKSGLKSECLEYIKEVWTDMRPLSLRKKMEE
- a CDS encoding beta-ketoacyl synthase produces the protein MNNSNTSDYIDEIAIIGMAGCFPGAKNIDEFWQNIRDGVESIYFFSDEELISAGVEPNLLNQPNYVKVGAILNDIDLFDASFFNFHPREAEITDPQHRFLLESAWNALENAGYDSETYSGRIGVFAGASMSSYFLSNLYANRQLIESVGGKQIAIANSQDFLPTLISYKLNLQGPSVNVQTSCSTSLVAVHLACQSLLNGESDIALAGGVSIGVPHKTGYPYQEGSILSSDGHCRAFDAQAQGTVSGNGVGIVVLKRLEDAIADRDTIHAVIKASAINNDGSAKVGYTAPSIEGQAKVIAEALGVARISPDKISYIEAHGTGTVLGDPIEIAALTKAFRAKTDKTNYCAIGSVKTNVGHLDTAAGVTGLIKTVLALKHKQIPPSLHFQQPNPKIDFANSPFYVNSQLSQWKSDGNPRCAGISSFGIGGTNAHVILEEAPVVDQGSKGEQKRGYQLLVLSAKTSTALETATTNLIQYLQQNPNLNLADVAYTLSVGRRVFDHRRAVVCQTLDDAVQVLQPKASPRVLTRHSEQSARQVAFMFPGQGTQYADMAKEIYQTEPIFREQVDYCCELLKPLLEIDLRNVIYPQAQQQETAALQLQQTYITQPALFVIEYALAQLWMSWGVKPSTMIGHSIGEYVAATIAGVFSLKDALMLVATRGKLIQQLPSGTMLAVPMSEAKIQPWLNEQLSLAAINSPNLCVVSGTEAAIEELQNQLTAKGVDCRRLHTSHAFHSQMMDSILEPFEEFFSKIKINSPKIPFISNVTGTWITAAQATDPKYWVKHLRQTVRFSEGIAKLLQQPEQIILEVGPGKALTTLVNKQKLTEQLVLPSLRHPQNQQSDQAFLLNTLAQLWLARISIDWSEFYSHEQPYRIPLPTYPFERKKYWLEPLVNSADNSSSEKEIIVQQLTFINKTSQYNKTLSVLTEIFSNSLGVKSSEINVKAPFLEMGVDSLLLLQINRAIQEQLGVEIPFHIFLEDSLTIESLAAHIAKDEPQYSIPTVTPQPTLSVNQQVEQPVNSNIEQILLQHLQVMSKLVDLLPETGSLNKTLHLNEQIPQISTNSQNPNSTFKLAPNKPAFTSQPIPKESMTLLTPHQQKHLDTLITRLVNKTQESKRLSQDYRPYHANSRAVTGFFPDIKEMIYPIHGQRGERARLWDVDGNEYVDISMGFGTLLFGHSPSFVIEAIQQQIQNGILHGPQSRLAGQVAKLICELTGAERAALCNTGSEAVMGAIRLARTATQRTKIALFTGSYHGNLDEVLMKGGMTSDEKLYAVPKALGIPQYMAENVIMLNYGTSESLDIIQAHAHELAAVLVEPIQSSRPDLQPQEFLHQLRQLTQETGIVLIFDEVITGFRMHPAGIQGLWGIQADITTYGKAVAAGMPIGVIAGKAVLMDALDGGMWNYGDESYPQAKNTVFAGTFFKHPLVMAAAWAALNHIKNYGFKLQEELTQKTTKLAVTLNSYFEQKQVPIRVINFGSLFRFTFQNNSILSNLFYYYLLEKGVYVWEGRTFYLSTAHTDEDIDHVILAVKNSVVEMQKAEFLPPSPISTNINYMTANLATTKFSQKELAAPLVKIQPQGSKTPLFFIHPIGGNVFCYKELAHCLGSDQPFYGLQAPSLFGKYEPHIRIEDMAAHYLAAIRTVQSQSPYYLGGWSLGSIIAFEMAQQLQKQGQQVPLIFLLDNAAPTFSTQPIMIQPYNDSEILASFASDLASSAGKNLSASSEKFQKMQYDEQLQYVFEQLQVANLMPTNFSFHNFYRFFKFYQSNLQAVCKYEPQVYSNRMILLQASDSNEGFDYPNDPSWGWQQLSSEPVEIYTIPGNHYTMLTQPHAQVLAEQLKTCLNQLELGIFVK
- a CDS encoding putative thioesterase, whose amino-acid sequence is MKTNISSYNSWIICPKANPLADLRLFCFPYAGGSSLLFRSWADYLPPFIEVCAIELPGRGRQIKLPLCNNMDVLVDAIASIIHPYLDKPFAFFGHSMGGLISFELARLLRKKYHLLPVYLFISGRHAPQIPDSYPAIHNLPEADFIAEIRHLNGTPPAVLENSELMQLFQPILRADFAVLETYIYTPEPPLACPISVFGGLQDSEVSCDELQAWQEQTTTNFNLDMFPGDHFFLHSAQSMLLASLAKYLSAQINQNLTFKL